Proteins encoded within one genomic window of Deltaproteobacteria bacterium:
- a CDS encoding response regulator: MEKIGILIADDHALVREGIMAILNMHDDMTVLGEASNGKETIEKAGELKPDIILMDIAMPGLGGLEATLEIRKVDPGIKILVLSQYDDREYVSRLIKAGVSGYILKHAVGTDLVSAIRAVSRGEFYLYSSIASSVINDYLSKREQLAEDPYDTLTDREKQVLKIIAEGHSHKEIASILNISVKTVVAHQSNIAEKLDLHSRAEFVKFAIRKGIIKIEP, translated from the coding sequence ATGGAGAAGATCGGCATACTCATCGCAGACGACCATGCCCTGGTGAGGGAGGGGATCATGGCGATATTGAACATGCACGACGACATGACCGTCCTGGGCGAGGCGTCGAACGGGAAAGAGACGATCGAAAAGGCGGGCGAGCTGAAACCCGACATCATACTGATGGACATCGCCATGCCCGGCCTGGGCGGGCTCGAGGCCACCCTCGAAATCAGAAAGGTCGACCCCGGGATCAAGATACTCGTTCTGAGCCAGTACGACGACAGGGAGTACGTGAGCAGGCTCATAAAGGCGGGGGTGTCGGGCTACATACTGAAACACGCCGTCGGTACCGACCTGGTGTCGGCGATACGGGCGGTTTCGCGGGGGGAGTTCTACCTCTACTCCTCCATCGCCTCATCGGTGATAAACGATTACCTGAGCAAGAGGGAGCAGCTCGCGGAGGACCCCTACGACACGCTGACGGACAGGGAAAAGCAGGTGCTCAAGATAATCGCCGAGGGGCACAGCCACAAGGAGATCGCCAGCATCCTCAACATCAGCGTGAAGACCGTCGTCGCCCACCAGTCGAACATCGCGGAAAAGCTCGACCTTCACAGCAGGGCCGAGTTCGTGAAATTTGCAATCCGGAAGGGAATCATAAAGATAGAGCCCTGA